In Pungitius pungitius chromosome 2, fPunPun2.1, whole genome shotgun sequence, a single window of DNA contains:
- the LOC119211541 gene encoding solute carrier family 4 member 11-like: MEDKKVLHFVPSEAQSTGTSKNGYLFQEMELRDGEKEDCGKDSPDIAKDPINDNEIQISGSDPEFPGFGLLNTTRKYVKPMNFQEEVRAHKDLDSFLAQASILLDEKAVTLDEVLRRMLTHVVEDGHGSCDADEVMTSLFTDAGGKECNVHLLTETIQGVTASTTGIHYQQSWLCILCNVRSLQRRHVCIARLERPQNWGVNCCEARFVILILAPPRTKSTKTAIELGRTFGTMFSDIFFRQKLLEAKTQEEFKQELVFQRHQLSVVTEKLAKEEVEDSDPRRGKALQFKDFFRFSKGVYDDLRRRLPLYPSDFTDGMSGKDRCLLKYTTTAIFLYIAILLPAIAFGSLNDESTRGEIDVQKTIVGQCIGGVIYSLFAGSPLVIPLTTAPLAIFISVIRGICDDYKLDFEAFYACIGLWNSLFLILGGLFNVSLFMKLFKRSTEEVIALFISIAFVGDAVKGTVKIFQHFYHGPTLATTNSTLVLEQIKDILEHHNETWSVTGHSEHASVFLPETLVMTTRERPVLCVLLMLGTLWLGYALYLIKRSPYLNGRVREVVSDCALPISVLVFSFIGSYLFLDIQLPVFNVHNGPIFNFPPFNKLSAMNTLSAVGLGFLLALLIFIDQNIVISLTHVPEHKLLKGTAFHWDLMLTGFINILMSCLGLPWMHAAFPHSSLHARQLAKVEQHVENGHVYSTIVSVKETRLTSLVANILIGLSVFMLPIPLQWIPKPVLYGLFLYIAATSLDGNQMVDRMALLLKEQTSYPPTHYIRRVPQRKVHYFTALQMIQLIVLCAFGMYPLPYMKMVFPLMMILLVPVRTSLLPRAIDAKYLDIMDAQHQ, from the exons ATGGAAGACAAAAAGGTCCTCCATTTTGTGCCATCTG AGGCTCAATCCACCGGGACGTCCAAGAATGGATACCTGTTCCAAGAGATGG AACTGCGGGATGGGGAAAAGGAGGATTGTGGGAAAGATTCACCCGATATTGCCAAGGATCCCATCAATGACAACGAGATCCAGATCAGCGGTTCAG ATCCTGAATTTCCTGGGTTTGGGCTTTTGAACACAACAAGAAAA TATGTGAAGCCGATGAACTTCCAGGAGGAGGTGCGCGCCCACAAAGACCTGGACAGCTTCCTGGCCCAGGCAAGCATCCTCTTGGATGAGAAAGCCGTCACTCTGGACGAAGTCCTGAGGCGAATGCTGACTCACGTGGTGGAGGACGGCCACGGCAGCTGTGATGCGGACGAGGTCATGACCTCGCTGTTCACGGACGCGGGAGGGAAGGAGTGCAACG TTCACCTCCTGACGGAGACCATTCAGGGCGTGACTGCATCGACCACCGGCATCCACTACCAGCAGTCCTGGCTTTGCATTCT CTGCAATGTGAGGAGCCTGCAGAGACGTCACGTCTGTATCGCCCGCCTGGAGAGGCCTCAGAACTGGGGAGTCAACTGCTGCGAGGCCCGATTCGTCATCCTCATCCTGGCCCCTCCTCGAACG AAAAGCACCAAAACGGCCATAGAGCTCGGAAGAACGTTTGGCACGATGTTCTCGGACATTTTCTTCAGACAGAAGCTTCTGGAGGCCAAGACCCAGGAAGAGTTCAAACAGGAGCTGGTCTTCCAGCGGCACCAGCTCTCCGTAGTCACAGAGAAGCTGGCCAAGGAGGAAGTAGAGGACTCAGATCCACGGAGAGGGAAAGCGCTTCAG TTTAAGGATTTCTTTCGGTTCAGTAAAGGTGTTTATGACGACCTCCGCCGCAGACTCCCCCTCTACCCATCAGACTTCACGGACG GTATGAGTGGGAAGGACCGCTGTCTGCTGAAGTACACCACCACAGCCATCTTCCTCTACATCGCTATTCTGCTGCCTGCCATCGCATTCGGTTCACTGAATGACGAAAGCACAAGAGGGGAGATAG ATGTTCAGAAGACCATCGTTGGCCAGTGCATTGGAGGAGTGATCTACTCTTTGTTTGCCGGCTCACCGCTCGTCATTCCACTGACCACTGCGCCGCTGGCCATCTTCATAAGCG tcatCAGGGGAATCTGCGACGACTACAAGCTGGACTTTGAGGCTTTCTACGCCTGCATCGGTTTGTGGAACAGTCTGTTCCTCATCCTCGGAGGCTTGTTCAATGTCAGCCTGTTCATGAAGCTCTTCAAACG CTCAACAGAAGAAGTCATCGCGTTGTTCATCTCCATAGCGTTTGTCGGGGATGCGGTGAAGGGCACTGTCAAAA TTTTTCAACACTTCTACCACGGTCCCACTCTGGCGACCACAAACAGCACGCTGGTGCTTGAGCAGATCAAAGACATTCTCGAGCATCATAATGAGACTTGGTCTGTGACGGGACATTCAGAACACGCATCAGTCTTCCTGCCCGAAACTCTGGTGATGACAACGAGAGAGAGGCCTGTCCTGTGTGTGCTGCTCATGCTGGGGACTTTGTGGCTGGGTTACGCCCTCTACCTCATCAAGAGGAG ccctTATCTGAACGGCAGAGTCAGGGAGGTGGTGTCTGACTGCGCTTTGCCGATCTCTGTGTTGGTTTTCTCCTTCATTGGCTCCTACCTGTTCCTTGACATACAGC TTCCTGTGTTCAATGTCCACAATGGCCCCATCTTCAACTTCCCTCCATTTAATAAGCTGTCGGCAATGAACACACTGAGCGCGGTCGGCCTGGGTTTCCTCCTCGCACTGCTCATCTTCATCGACCAGAACATCGTCATCTCACTCACGCACGTTCCAGAACACAA GTTGCTAAAAGGAACCGCGTTCCACTGGGATTTGATGCTGACTGGTTTCATCAACATCCTGATGTCCTGTCTGGGGTTGCCATGGATGCACGCCGCCTTCCCACATTCCTCGCTGCATGCCCGCCAGCTGGCCAAAGTGGAGCAGCACGTCGAGAACGGACACGTCTACTCAAC tatTGTCAGTGTGAAGGAAACTCGTCTGACCTCACTAGTGGCCAACATCCTGATCGgcctgtctgtcttcatgctGCCCATTCCTCTTCAATGGATCCCAAAGCCCGTCCTCTACGGCCTCTTCCTCTACATCGCAGCCACTTCGCTCGATGGGAATCAGATGGTGGACCGCATGGCCCTGCTGCTGAAGGAACAG ACCTCTTATCCTCCTACTCACTACATTCGCCGTGTGCCTCAGAGGAAGGTCCACTACTTCACAGCGCTGCAGATGATCCAGCTGATCGTCCTGTGCGCTTTCGGGATGTATCCTCTGCCCTACATGAAGATGGTCTTCCCCCTCATGATGATCCTGCTGGTCCCTGTCAG gACCAGCCTGCTTCCCCGAGCCATCGACGCCAAGTACCTGGATATCATGGACGCCCAGCACCAGTAG